The DNA segment CCCACTTCCCTTATTCCGAAAATAAGACGCCTGACCGGCAGAGAAAATCCGCTTGCTGACAAACAAGACAAAAAGAGGGCGTTATGGGGGCTATTCCGCCTATTGACTGCGGCGTGTTCTGGCATGATCGATGCAACGTAATGGCAGCAGGCGTATGCAGTGGCAGAAGAGAGCGACGACGACAAAACAGAAGCCCCCACACCCCACCGACTTGAAAAAGCGCGGGAGGAAGGGCAAGTCCCCCGATCGAAGGAGTTGACCTCACTGCTGATTTTGCTGGTGGGCGTTTGCATTATCTGGATCGGCGGTGAGTCGCTGGCGCGTCGCCTGGCGGGGATGTTGTCGGCTGGGCTGCGTTTCGATCACAGCATGGTGAACGACCCCAATTTGATCCTCGGGCAGATTATTTTGCTGATTAAAGAGGCGATGATTGCGTTGCTGCCGCTCATCACCGGCGTTGTGCTGGTCGCGCTGATCTCGCCGGTCATGCTCGGCGGCCTGATTTTCAGCGGTAAATCACTGCAACCCAAATTTTCAAAACTGAATCCGCTATCGGGGATTAAACGCATGTTCTCCGCCCAGACCGGCGCGGAACTGCTGAAAGCAATCCTGAAATCGACGCTGGTGGGAAGCGTGGCTGGATTTTATCTCTGGCATCACTGGCCGGAGATGATGCGCCTGATGGCGGAATCTCCGGTTACGGCGATGGGCAACGCGCTTGATTTAGTCGGGCTGTGCGCGCTTCTGGTTGTACTGGGCGTGATTCCGATGGTGGCGTTTGACGTCGTCTTCCAGATCTTCAGCCACCTGAAGAAACTGCGGATGTCGCGTAAAGATATTCGCGATGAATTTAAAGAGAGTGAAGGCGATCCGCACATCAAAGGGAAAATTCGCCAGATGCAGCGTGCGGCTGCGCAGCGGCGCATGATGGAAGATGTGCCCAAAGCGGATGTTATCGTGACTAACCCGACGCATTACTCGGTTGCGTTGCAGTACGACGAAAACAAAATGAGTGCGCCAAAAGTGGTCGCCAAAGGCGCGGGACTGGTGGCGCTGCGCATTCGCGAAATCGGCGCGGAACATCGGGTGCCGACCTTAGAAGCGCCCCCGCTGGCGCGCGCCTTGTATCGGCATGCTGAAATTGGTCAGCAAATCCCCGGCCAGCTCTATGCCGCAGTGGCAGAAGTGCTGGCATGGGTATGGCAGCTCAAACGCTGGCGTCTTGCCGGTGGGCAACGTCCTCCACAACCTGAAAATCTTCCTGTGCCTGAAGCACTGGATTTTATGAACGAGAAGAATACTGATGGCTAATCTGGTCGCGATGCTGCGCCTGCCCAGCAACCTGAAATCCACGCAATGGCAAATTCTTGCCGGGCCGATCCTCATCCTGCTGATTTTGTCGATGATGGTGCTGCCGCTGCCCGCCTTCATCCTCGACCTGCTGTTCACCTTTAATATCGCGCTGTCGATCATGGTGCTGTTGGTGGCGATGTTCACCCAGCGCACGCTGGAATTTGCCGCATTCCCGACAATATTGCTTTTCACCACGCTGTTGCGCCTGGCGCTGAACGTGGCGTCAACCCGTATCATCCTGATGGAAGGGCATACCGGCGCAGCGGCGGCGGGGAAGGTGGTCGAGGCGTTTGGTCACTTCCTGGTCGGCGGCAACTTTGCGATCGGTATCGTGGTGTTCGTCATTCTCGTCATCATCAACTTTATGGTTATCACCAAGGGCGCCGGGCGTATCGCGGAAGTGGGCGCGCGTTTTGTGCTGGACGGGATGCCCGGTAAACAGATGGCGATCGACGCCGACCTGAACGCTGGTCTGATTGGCGAAGATGAAGCGAAAAAACGTCGTGCTGAAGTGACGCAGGAAGCGGATTTCTACGGGTCAATGGACGGTGCGAGTAAGTTTGTGCGCGGGGATGCCATCGCCGGTATCTTAATCATGGTCATTAACATCGTGGGCGGCCTGCTGGTGGGGGTTCTGCAACACGGGATGGACATGGGGCACGCGGCGGAAAGTTACACCCTGCTGACGATCGGCGACGGCCTGGTGGCGCAAATCCCGGCGCTGGTGATCTCTACGGCGGCGGGCGTTATCGTCACCCGCGTGAGCACCGACCAGGATGTGGGCGAACAGATGGTGGGGCAACTGTTCAGCAACCCGAGCGTGATGCTGCTCAGCGCATCGGTTCTCGGCCTGCTTGGTCTGGTGCCGGGGATGCCAAACCTGGTGTTCCTGATGTTTACGGCGGCGCTATTGGGCCTTGCCTGGTGGCTGCGCGGGCGTGAACAAAAACCACCGGCAGAGCCGCAGGCCGTCAAGATGCCGGAAAATAATTCAGTAGTTGAAGCCACCTGGAACGATGTACAACTTGAAGATTCGCTGGGCATGGAGGTGGGCTACCGCCTGATCCCGATGGTGGATTTCCAGCAGGACGGCGAACTGCTCGGGCGAATCCGCAGTATTCGTAAAAAGTTTGCCCAGGATATGGGCTTCCTGCCGCCGGTGGTACACATTCGCGACAATATGGACTTACAGCCAGCGCGCTATCGCATTCTGATGAAAGGGGTAGAAATTGGCAGCGGCGACGCCTATCCGGGGCGCTGGCTGGCGATTAACCCTGGCACGGCGGCGGGAACGCTGCCGGGCGAACAGACGGTTGATCCCGCTTTTGGCCTGGACGCCATCTGGATCGAAAGCGCGCTGAAAGAGCAGGCGCAGATTCAGGGCTTCACCGTGGTGGAAGCCAGTACCGTCGTGGCGACGCATCTTAACCACTTGATTGGTCAGTTTGCCGCAGAGTTGTTTGGTCGCCAGGAGGCGCAGCAACTGCTGGATCGCGTATCACAAGAGATGCCAAAGCTGACGGAAGATTTGGTGCCTGGCGTTGTAACGCTCACGACCCTGCATAAAGTGTTGCAGAACCTGCTGGATGAAAAAGTGCCGATCCGTGATATGCGCACAATTCTGGAAACGCTGGCGGAACATGCGCCGTTGCAGAGCGATCCGCATGAATTAACCGCCGTGGTGCGTGTGGCGCTGGGCAGGGCGATTACGCAGCAGTGGTTCCCGGGCAATGACGAAGTGCAGGTGATTGGGCTGGATACTCCGCTGGAGCGC comes from the Citrobacter koseri ATCC BAA-895 genome and includes:
- the flhB gene encoding flagellar biosynthesis protein FlhB codes for the protein MAEESDDDKTEAPTPHRLEKAREEGQVPRSKELTSLLILLVGVCIIWIGGESLARRLAGMLSAGLRFDHSMVNDPNLILGQIILLIKEAMIALLPLITGVVLVALISPVMLGGLIFSGKSLQPKFSKLNPLSGIKRMFSAQTGAELLKAILKSTLVGSVAGFYLWHHWPEMMRLMAESPVTAMGNALDLVGLCALLVVLGVIPMVAFDVVFQIFSHLKKLRMSRKDIRDEFKESEGDPHIKGKIRQMQRAAAQRRMMEDVPKADVIVTNPTHYSVALQYDENKMSAPKVVAKGAGLVALRIREIGAEHRVPTLEAPPLARALYRHAEIGQQIPGQLYAAVAEVLAWVWQLKRWRLAGGQRPPQPENLPVPEALDFMNEKNTDG
- the flhA gene encoding flagellar biosynthesis protein FlhA, producing MANLVAMLRLPSNLKSTQWQILAGPILILLILSMMVLPLPAFILDLLFTFNIALSIMVLLVAMFTQRTLEFAAFPTILLFTTLLRLALNVASTRIILMEGHTGAAAAGKVVEAFGHFLVGGNFAIGIVVFVILVIINFMVITKGAGRIAEVGARFVLDGMPGKQMAIDADLNAGLIGEDEAKKRRAEVTQEADFYGSMDGASKFVRGDAIAGILIMVINIVGGLLVGVLQHGMDMGHAAESYTLLTIGDGLVAQIPALVISTAAGVIVTRVSTDQDVGEQMVGQLFSNPSVMLLSASVLGLLGLVPGMPNLVFLMFTAALLGLAWWLRGREQKPPAEPQAVKMPENNSVVEATWNDVQLEDSLGMEVGYRLIPMVDFQQDGELLGRIRSIRKKFAQDMGFLPPVVHIRDNMDLQPARYRILMKGVEIGSGDAYPGRWLAINPGTAAGTLPGEQTVDPAFGLDAIWIESALKEQAQIQGFTVVEASTVVATHLNHLIGQFAAELFGRQEAQQLLDRVSQEMPKLTEDLVPGVVTLTTLHKVLQNLLDEKVPIRDMRTILETLAEHAPLQSDPHELTAVVRVALGRAITQQWFPGNDEVQVIGLDTPLERLLLQALQGGGGLEPGLADRLLAQTQEALSRQEMLGAPPVLLVNHALRPLLSRFLRRSLPQLVVLSNMELSDNRNIRMTATIGGK